The genomic region CACGACGTCACAGTTCAGCGCGCAACAGTAGGCTACGCCTCGCACGGCATGTCCATCGGCTCCCTTGGCAAAGACCCAGCCAAGTTTGTGAATGTCTCAGACATCTACTTCGACGACATGACCATGATCGACACCGTCTACGGCGCACGCGTCAAGTCCTGGGTCGGAGGGCAGGGACTCGTGAAGAACGTCACCTGGAACAACATCCGCGTGTACAACGTTTCTTTCCCAATCTTCGTAACGCAGACATACCTCGACCAGTCCGCCAAGGAGGCGCATAACCGCCAAAACAACGCGACAGTCAACATGGAGGACTTCGCTTTCAAGGACTGGGTCGGGACGCAAGCTGGCTACCAATATGGTGATGGTACCTGCGTCACAGACGTGCGTATCTCCTTCAATCTTCCCTCACATCTCTCGCCATTTACTGACATGTCACAGCCCTGCTGATATGACGTCGGCCTCCCTGAGAACACTCGTAGCGATGCGATCATCTTGGAATGCAACACACGCGAGAGTTGCAAGAACTTCTTCTTCGGCAACATTCAGGTCTTCCCCCAGAATCTGGAGCCTAC from Fulvia fulva chromosome 2, complete sequence harbors:
- a CDS encoding Exopolygalacturonase C, with the protein product MSIGSLGKDPAKFVNVSDIYFDDMTMIDTVYGARVKSWVGGQGLVKNVTWNNIRVYNVSFPIFVTQTYLDQSAKEAHNRQNNATVNMEDFAFKDWVGTQAGYQYGDGTCVTDPC